The proteins below are encoded in one region of Silene latifolia isolate original U9 population chromosome 2, ASM4854445v1, whole genome shotgun sequence:
- the LOC141641253 gene encoding uncharacterized protein LOC141641253 yields MVHGASGGGIINKNPDEANELLSELAESTRQFSVRSKTRRVSMASSNPSLESKVGDLTSLIREMIMGNKQQVHACGICSFNGHVTDQCPQMQEETEEVNDAGAFGQPQKRFEPYYNPLRRYHPGFQYGNPQGGLQPPNQKIQGSSFGQQGPSQIFGQQFGQSKPRFIPRPQGPNSFSSQVLFGRLEARDSGKLPSETIPNPKPNASAITLRSGKELQGSKAKISEIIEQEEELVIEPNISPPLVQKEELTPVVTPTYVYSPPFPEALKRKSRPTQDKDVYETFRKCEVNIPLLDLLKSVPRYAKFLKELCTIKRNQKLKGVQKVKVNEHVSALFQHKLPPKCSDPGMFIVPCTLGDTTIPNAMLNLGASTNVLPYSLYKSLKLGPFVKTGVVIQLADRSNAYPKGVVEDVLVMVDKLIFSADFYVLEMEHDSQAAPILLGRPFFRTASTKIDVSNGSLIMEADGQVVKFNIYDSMKYPCDDHSCFMIDVLEPLVQDVVNVDGGDE; encoded by the exons ATGGTACATGGTGCTAGTGGTGGAGGCATCATCAACAAAAATCCGGATGAAGCTAATGAATTGTTGAGTGAGCTTGCTGAAAGCACACGCCAATTTAGTGTGAGATCCAAAACAAGAAGGGTGAGCATGGCTAGTTCTAACCCTTCCTTAGAGAGTAAGGTTGGAGATTTAACTTCCTTAATAAGAGAGATGATCATGGGGAACAAGCAACAAGTGCACGCTTGTGGTATTTGTTCATTTAATGGGCATGTCACCGATCAATGCCCACAAATGCAAGAGGAGACCGAGGAGGTGAATGACGCGGGTGCTTTTGGTCAACCTCAAAAGAGGTTTGAACCTTACTATAATCCTTTGAGAAGATACCATCCCGGTTTCCAATATGGGAATCCACAAGGCGGCTTGCAACCGCCAAACCAAAAAATTCAAGGCTCGTCATTTGGGCAACAAGGTCCATCTCAAATTTTCGGACAACAATTTggtcaatcaaaaccaaggttcaTTCCAAGGCCACAAGGTCCAAATTCATTCTCTTCTCAAG TGCTCTTTGGGAGACTTGAAGCTAGGGATTCCGGGAAATTACCTTCCGAAACCATTCCTAATCCCAAGCCTAATGCAAGTGCcataactttgaggagtgggAAGGAGTTGCAAGGGTCAAAAGCAAAGATTAGTGAGATCATTGAGCAAGAGGAGGAGTTGGTTATTGAGCCTAATATTTCCCCACCATTGGTTCAAAAGGAGGAACTAACACCGGTTGTCACACCTACCTATGTGTATTCTCCACCATTTCCCGAGGCACTCAAGAGGAAAAGCCGCCCAACACAAGACAAAGATGTCTATGAGACCTTTCGCAAATGTGAGGTAAACATTCCTTTATTAGACTTATTGAAAAGTGTACCTAGGTATGCTAAGTTTCTTAAAGAGTTGTGTACCATTAAAAGGAATCAAAAATTGAAGGGTGTCCAAAAAGTTAAAGTTAATGAACATGTATCGGCCTTGTTTCAACATAAGCTACCACCTAAGTGTAGTGATCCGGGTATGTTTATCGTACCTTGCACCTTAGGAGACACCACTATTCCCAATGCTATGCTTAACTTAGGTGCTTCAACTAATGTACTCCCTTATTCCTTGTACAAGTCTTTGAAATTGGGACCATTTGTTAAAACGGGGGTAGTAATTCAATTGGCCGACCGTTCAAATGCTTATCCTAAGGGGGTGGTTGAGGATGTACTTGTGATGGTGGATAAATTAATATTTTCCGCTGATTTTTATGTACTTGAAATGGAACATGATTCACAAGCGGCTCCTATActtctaggtaggccattttttAGAACCGCAAGTACTAAAATTGATGTGTCTAATGGTTCTCTCATTATGGAGGCCGATGGTCAAGTGGTTAAGTTTAATATCTATGATTCCATGAAGTATCCTTGTGATGACCATTCTTGTTTCATGATTGATGTTTTGGAGCCTTTAGTGCAAGATGTGGTCAATGTAGATGGAGGAGATGAATAA